The DNA segment ATGATTGTTTAAACATGCTATCATCGTACAAGGTTTACGGAGGCAAAAGAGGGTAAAGTACACGATCACGATGGCGTGGTTTGCCAATTTTGAATTTACAGCatccctctatctctctccctccctctccaTTCACATTTAACATATATGAGTTCCGACACGCTAAGTGCCACAACCAATAATATTTCGCTATCGTTCGATGAACGTTTTCCTGCCCCACAGGCCGGTACGACGGTGCGGACGGGCATCGGTTCGGCTACTCGAAACCGGACCAGCGGCGTTGGTCCAAAGCGCACCAAAGCTGCGCCGGCGCGCATCAGTCACCGATCGCGATCCATAGCCATCGGGCCGTCCCGCTGTACATGCCGGCGATCGAGCTGGTCGGATACAACAATCTCCTTCCGGGCCCGATGACCATCCACAACAATGGCCATTCCGGTAAGTGTGCTGGCTGGGCGGAGGGCGCGCAAGTTCTTTCACTTACAGCCCCCTTTGCCTTTCTGGTTTCGCGCTCTGTTCCTTTTTCCGTCCCGCAGTGTCCCTCTCGATTCCGAAAACGGACCCAGCGATCGGCAAGCATCCGTACATCTTTGGCGGCAAGCTGGAGAACGAGTACGAGCTGGAAGGGCTACACTTTCACTGGGGCGACAAAAACAACCGTGGCGCAGAGCACGTACTCAACGATATCAGGTAGGTGTGCGCGAGTGTTTGTGCGAACCTTGTGCGCAAAAAGGCGCTCTTGCACCATCGCCTTCACCAACAGCACCAGACACTGCAGGCCGGGGGGATTTATTATGCATTTGTCCTTGTGCGACCGTTCGCTAGGTATCCGCTCGAGATGCACATCATACATCGGAACAAAAAGTACAAATCCGTCGGCGAGGCGCTGGGCTATTCCGACGGTCTTACGGTGCTGGGCTTTTTCTACCAGGTCACCGAGCAGGACGCACCCAGCATCAACACACTGGTGCGCTCGTTCGGCCAGATCGTCGACTACGACCATACGCTCCAGCTGAACCACACCTTCACCCTGCAGTCGCTGATCGACGGGATCGATCTGACGCGCTTCTACACGTACAAGGGTTCGCTCACGACGCCGCCCTGCTCCGAGGCGGTCACGTGGGTCGTCTTTCCCGATCTGCTCGAGCTTTCCGTCAACCAGATGAAGCGGTTTCGTACGGTGAGTGTTTCGCGGGCTGCAGTTTAAAAAAGGGAATCAAATTAaatccatttcatttcgtttctttcttttagcTCGACACTGGCATTCACGGTTCGCCCATGGTTGATAACTATCGGGCGCTGCAACCGATCGGCAATCGGCGCGTTTTCGTGCGCAAGGTAAACTCACGCTACACCGGGCTGGACGTGTTTGAAGGCAGACACCACAGCAAATGGGACTGGGTGTACTAGGGCGGGGGATTGCTACCGCCCGGTGCCCGAACTTTTGGTTAGACGTCGCGATGACCTATTCGTTCGTGGCTGAAAAATACCCGCAAATCCATTACACAACACCCCATGTGCCATCGTCCCGGACTATCGTTGAGAAGGGGACATCGCGAGAATAAAACCACGCGCTAAGAAACTACACTACTAGCCGGCTTCAACCTCGGTTTACAGCAGAAAATACTTTATGACTACTATACGAGAAGCATATGTTTGAAAAACGGGTTTACAACAAGGCTGCAAAAAAACGCGAGCATAAATTATTCACTCCAAAATCATAATTGTCAACACTTATTATTAGTAAGCTGGCCAGTGCCGCATGAAGTATTTACTATCGATTTTAAGTTAACTGATTTATCATTTCGTACCGTTCGTTCGCTCCCTAGTTTGGCCTACTGTTTTCTGATTAATGGTTGATTTTCGCAAAATTCGCTTGGAAACTTTGTTACGGGTATTCCGACTATCTTTGACCGCCGCTTGGCAGACGTTTGCGTTTTCATCATGGTACAGTGCGGAAGTATCTGCATTAAGGACTACCCTCCGATCGCCTGTCAAATCCTTCACGGTGGACATTCTTCTCTGTTTCGCTGGCGTAGGTGCAGTGATGAAAGAAGGTGCACCTAGCTGCTGTTTCCGGCGCATTTTCACGCCAATATTTGGCCCACTGTTGCTTCTCAGTACTGGAACGCCTACGTTAGATAGTTTGTTAAAATGTTGCATAAGTTTGTCCGATAGCAGGGTAACGTTTTCATTCAACCCTATGCTTAACAAGGCTTCTCGCGTTGACCTGACAACCGGAACATTGCCTTGAGTATGGCTAGCCGGCACAGCTTTTGGGGGTATAGCGATATGCTGCTTGATATTCTTCCCTAAACCTTCGTTCGATTTGGCGACACGGTTCTCCTTACCATTCTCACGGGACGCTTTCGGCTCGCCTACGCCCATGAGCATCAGGTCGAGCCGTTTTCCGTTACCGTCTAGTGCTTCCATATTGTAAAGTTTCTGACGATCCGTTCCAACTAACCACTCCGGTAGCTTGGCAGCTGATGCTGGCTTTGGGTCTAGCTTCGTACCCAGTGAAATGCGCCACGAAGGACGTCCAGCAATGGTGCGCGTTTTGCACACCGTTTGCTCCTTGGCTTTGGTGACTACAGCCGGCTCTGACAGACTGAGCTGATTGAGGCCGCCACCGAGCaaatgggtggaaaatttcgttccaaaaatgcaattaaacaGTTGCTTGTCTATCACCTGAAACTCCTCCAAGCTGCAGTTCAAACTTTGCAATGCACACACTTCGTAAATGTCGTCCAACGTTTCACATCCAGCGCTGTAAATGGGTAGAAAGAATGTTGCACAATCTCGCCATCTTTTCTTGTTGTCAGTTTAGCACTTACGGTTCATTGTCCTGCGTGGGCATTAGAAGGCTGAACTGATTCGCCGGTACAGGCACGCTGAGGAACGCTTCGCGGAGGGAAATATAACTCGAAGAAATAAACGTTATATCTTTCATAATGGAAACTTTTGATCGACACCTTGCACTCTCGGAACATTTAATGTGGTGCGATTTCTTGTACCTGTGCCGTTCGGCGGTTTTTTAAACCACAGCTGATTGTTCTGACAGTTTGTTATTTGACAGCTCGTGTAGTGATGCATTAGGCGGTGGTCTATCAATGTATCGCATGCATGCTTGCTCTATGTCGATAcatcaaaacaagcaaatctGATCTAATCGGTAGTACAGCGCTGCTCGAATGATGTCGCCAAATTTTATAACAAATGCAAGTTATTAATGCAAACAAATACGTCATACAAATTATTTGTGTGGatttaaacatttgttttaaatatgtaAATGAAATGACTGGTATTTTTCATTGAATTATGGTCATTTAATTAAATCCAATATTTTTCCAATAACAAAATGATGAAACGTATTATTATTTCTCCAAAAACACCTTTAGAAAGACTTCAAAATATTGTACACGAAGACCGACTCGGGATCTTAACGCAAAAAtggaatattattattttacaattattatAATGAATTAACACATGAGTCGATATGAGATTAACCTTCCGACCGTAGTatagttttggttttgctttttcttgcAAGCCAACTACATTCAGCGTAAGACATACCCTTACGCCTCCTCTTCCCTCTTCAATCTGATCGCATCACTAAACGTATTGCATATCCAAGGCCTCTTGTGTCATGATCGTCAACAATGCGGccggcttttttgtttgtctctaTACACCTAAAAGAGCTTCTTGCGCACGATTGCGTCATAGTGGTAAACGTCCGAACGGCGGTATCATCTCAACTTTTACGACGACTCCTTCAAACGAAAGCGTACCGAGGCGTCCAGCAATGCTTCATCTAATAGCAACCATTACGTCTCCCACCGCACTATTCATTTCGTGCCCTTTCTTGAACCATTCACATCTCGGAAgattttatgtaatttttatcaaaaagagagaaacagtCTTCCACAAGCTTTTCAGATGTATCATGGATAAAAAATGAGGCTTGTACAGCTCGAATGGCCACTATCGGTGATTAGAGGGATGAATTAAGTTAACGAGTTGTCAAGATGGTAAATTTATGGCTAGATTTAAGTTACTCAACATCTCTTTAACATTATCATTTAACGACGGCTCAAAGGTGcagaaataacaaaaaacccgTATCTACTAAAATGCTATTTACAAAATTAGACCACATTCAGCTGTAAATAGTGTTTGACTGAGTGGGACCAACCTCTTTTTtgcacaccaacaaaaaataataactatTTTAAAGCAAACTAATTAAAACCTTCACATAGTTAGCAAACAGCCGATTAACATTAATGATGCTGAAGCACGAAGCCTTTATTCgaattcttttcttttcactttcaGAACCGCACGATCGCTTTGTATGCTAACACATATCCAATTCCAATTGACACAGTTCCCACCCGGCCATAGACAATCTTGACCACAGACaaccacaacagcagcagcagcagcatcaacgtTCTTGGCTCATTAACAATTCATCGCGTTCAAAAACACTACACCAAACCGCTAAGAACAAGATTCTCACTGCTCCTCCGGTTGCTCGTTGTCGATCGTCGAAAATATTTTGCGTGCGAATGGCTCATTTTTATGGCGAGCGGCAATTATGAAGACGTGTGATGAATTTGCATTACCACTACATTAAGGCGTGCTTACGAATTCTTTTCATCACATTCTTGACCCACATCAGCCTTAACCTCAGTGGTAACCGAGATCGGTTGATGTTTTCGCACCTAAGCTAGGCGTGATCAAGCGGTTGCTGCTCGATCGAGACTCGGTAGTGAAAACCATCATCCATAACATCGTTACCCTCTCTCCTATCGTATCGAGGCGTACAAGACTGACCTTCTTTTTCGTTATTCAACTCCGGTCCATACCATGGTCCTGTGCACGCGTTCGAGAGCTCCACGCGTTGCAAAAGTGGCAAGCGCGCGGTGCGCATTCGCGATTAAAGCAACGAAACAATAAAGTATCATCATTTCACCTCCTTTTACGGTAGTTGAGGTGGAGGTGAAGGAGTTACTAGCCAAGTACGTAATAAGTTTGCTTGTGTAgggtatgcgtgtgtgtgtgtatgtttgtgtttaataaagTAACCCTCACACTGTGTAAAACGGTGTACTTTGAACGCCAAACCAATCCCATAGCTTCGTTTGCTTCCTTTTAATATGCATTAAGTAGACACATTAGCgtttgattaaattttaaagattttttccTCCTACAAACAACCAGTTAGCAAACAGATTGTGTTCGGTTTTAAATGCGTTTACCCATTCATCACGCTACCCCCAATGCCGCGGGTGTCCCGCGAAACCGCCACTGAGCCTTAGTCCTTCGGACAAGTCAAGGTAATTTACTTTCAACGACGGCCCCTCACCCGCCATCCCGCGGTCGGAATGAGACAGTTTCTTAGAGTGGTTCTTGTATAGGTGGTGGAACTCGAACGAACAAGGGTAACATTAGCAACCTTCCAGCGCCATCCGGGAGGACAACCGGTTGCTTAATAGTAGCTGCTTGCTACTAAGAGCTTGTACACACTTAAGCTATTTACGGTGAAGCCTGGCAATAAATGCGCAATCGACCAACGACACCTCGGCTCGCTCGTATAATATCTGACAAATTacagttttaatttaaaacttcATATGCTAGACACAGGGTTCAGCTCATCACTAATGACACAGGCAACATTAAAACACACTCCAATACATGGGGCTTGCAAAAACTTTCATTGGTGCCAGCCGAAGAATGCCGTTGATCCGTGGTGAGAGGTGTTACTTTGCGTCTGTGCATATTCATCGCACAATTTGCAACGGTGAAATTTGGGACAAGCGCAGCGTGCTTAagtggttttgtttatcttgCTGCGATGATCCGAAAGAAACCGAAATCTACCACAATCGGGGTTTTTCCTTTTGCcgaatgggtttttttttttggggtgcgATTATTTATAAttctttttattgtattttctggtttctatttaaattatttctacTTAAGCCGTAATTATCATGTCTAGTTTAATCTGCTGATACTTTCTGCCAACTTTAAAAACATTGTTGACACACTTTTTTTCTCGAACATTCGGGAGATGgattaaattgaaaacaataataaacccCTTTTAAGTGTCTTTCACTTTTCTTAACAAACCAGCTCCATACACCACACACTCCAGTGGAACACGAAATATCACCAAAAACATGGATCAAATTTGCTCTTACGAAAGTTTAGCGGAAAATAGACAAAATTcgtacgatttttttttattcagagcTTACCGAAGATATGAGTTTTGTATGACAACATTGACAGCAAAAGAGTACACAAGCTGATACACGGTTAGGCGTTAGGCATTAGCGCCTGCATGAAGGTGCTACAATCAGCGAAACAATATATTTTCTGATCTGAGATCGGTACTGTCTAATACTTGATCGTTTGATGCCAGAGATTGACCTGACACGACCAAACGGCATAAAAAAGTTGTGTAGGAATTGTAGAACACCAAACatctttggtttgtttttagaAACTCGAAGGGTATTTAGCTAACTTTAAATGACaacaaatataacaaaaatcaCGTGATACTAAAacatgattatttttattaaaaaggaTTGAATTTCGAGCTGAAATACTATTGCTTCTTATCACATCTACTCAGGTTAACTATTACAAGCTaactttaaattaaatataatttaattaagaATAATGCTCCTACCTACCTTTGTAGTGTTGTTGTTCCGATGATCCCGTTTTCTCAACCTCGATCTTCCAGTTCACTTGTGCacaatgattgaaaatttcatGTGCTTTCAATTTCTGCACTGGATCGAGATGAAGTggtcagcaacaaaaaacaaaacaagaaatagAACAGCTCGAAGCAAGAAAACAGCaacggaaaaaaataaacacacacaaacaatcacGCAGTAAATTTACCACTAAAAATAACTACCACTGCCACTGGAGAAgggaaaattgaagaaaaaatatatgatTGATTAGCACCCTTTTGTCACTAGCCACTGGAGGAAATGCACGGTCGGAAGCAAAGCGCGGTGCCCCTACACGCAGAAAGATAGCAGATGAGGACgaaatgcacacatacacacacgataCACTTTGGAACGAACGAAAGTTGTTCGAAAAAATTATCGCTTCACtttcacaaaaaaagacacaacagACACACCGGCGAGAAGCACACTCAACGCATTTGTTCGCTGATCACCGGCTGTGACCATTGGTGGACAGATACTTCGAACGCATTACTTTTGGGGTCATCCACAAGTAATGTCGATGAAATCCTTGTGGAAAGATAATCCGTTTTtacacttaaaaaaaaaacgaaaaattgcATCCGGCAACGGGTGAACGGAATGGCCTACGCGCAAATATGCGCAATGTTCGCGTAATCGATTGGCAAATGCACGTCGTCACATCGATGAAGTAACACGCCCCGGACCCCCACACACCACTGGTCACAGGTTTTGAACTGGGTCTTACTGTACGTTACTCACTGCCTCGCCAGTCAATGGGCCAGCCAACGATCGGTGGGGACAAACTGAGCAACGACGCAGCAGGATCTTCATTCACTGACACATGAACCCTCGGGAAGGGCTACCGCAAACCACTTTATCTTTTCACTTTCAGTCTACCCCGGGACCTTTCGAGCAGCGGTGTCTGCTCATGCACACTGTTATTCACCGCGATCCTCGGGATTCCATCGACCAAAAGGTAAACAACGCCCCAGCGACAACTTTCTCCGGCGTGGATAACTTGCTCGCGGATGCTCGACGCGGGAGCTGTGCGGTACAGTCCGAGAAGAGGGGACAGATTAACGTACAAACCTGTGCCGCTGCTGGTGGATAAATGTTTGGTTTATCGCGCTTGACACCTCAAGGCTGTGCGTGCGAACTGCACGAAAGTCTAACACGAACAAAGTCGGAGTTGGTTGTGCGCGGCCGGTCCAAACTTCGTGCCGGTGCGGTGGCCGATCTCCTCGGTGGCCGCGCAATAATCCACCTCATCGTGCCGTTTCACTCCGTTCGCTGCACTGGGCGCACCTCTTTCACCGTCATTCGTCTACCATTCCTTTCACTCACGTTTCCGGAATGCAGTGCTCGATCTCCCCACCCGCCGTGGTGCATGGAGCATAAGATCACCTGTGGGGAGCTCCAGGGTAGCATAGGCTTATGCTAGTTACGTGAACACCGTGGGAGGGAATGGAAGGCCAGAAACACAGGTGCAATTAGCTGTAAGTGTGAGTGGGTATGGTGTGATAGACAAGGTAAAGTAGATGCATCCGGGACTTGAATGTGGTAAAGCATCGAACGAAACAGCTGACGAAAGGCAGTTGGATTGGAAACAGTAAATGTGATCTAAAGCCGCAATTGCATGCAAGCTTTATGCAAGTTCAGTTTTTCAAAACGGAGTTTTAAGTTAAGTTTTGTAAGATGAAAATCAATGGGACTAGAGTAAAATTTTGGATAACTTAAAGCCAGATAAATGAGAAAACtaattaacaaaaaacacagtgAATTACGAAACATTTCTTTTTTGGAGATCCTCACTTACACACATTCGtcatttcaaacattcaaaacGCAATTAACTATGATTTTCTGGCCAAAAGAACTTATAACCCAGGTTGGACGCAAGTCtttaaattgcatgcaaaagTATTGAAAATTTTGCCCCGATTGATATATAGAGCacgatgaaatgaaattagttttaaattttaatgatttaacATAAAATACGTTTAACGTAATCCGTGCTCCAATCCTGgcgatattttatttcattttgcatgcaattttaAGTCATATAGACCTGCGCTATAAGTTTTTTTTGGCATGAGTTCTTTTTACCGATTTTCCATACTATTTTTAAGATTCTTATAGTACGAGTTGTCCTTTCCTGCACCTTCGATTTATTTACTGTTCACAAGAATAAGAGCACATTTATGAAACATTGTCTAATATACCCAgaatttttttctgttcgctTATTAAGATTTCGCGTCTACATCATAAAAGCTGCATAAAAGCCTACACTGAATTGGAAGCTTGAATGGACGTAGTTTCTTACTTCACTTTTATACAGAACTGACTTCTATATCCTAAGCTATCAATTTAAATGTACATAACTAATAGCTACCACATAAATGTTGTGAAAATTAGGGAATAAGTAAAACAGTATAGAAAATGTTATAATGGTCAAACATCGACGAATGTGGTTGTTgcaatttcattttatttttcactattGTCTAGTATATAAACATATGATTTACGAGATTTAGCAGTAGCTTTTCAACGCGGTCATTGAAGATAGTGCCATGAGGCAGATTTTATCGTTTTGTACATGATTGTTTGGAGAAGAATGCtctataaaaaaacgaatccatcgacgaatggaaaatggataatttcaagtaaattaaaaatataaactcAATTCGTTCTATTAATAGATCAGTCACATACAAACTTTCgaactttaatttatttattattacaaaATCTAAAACCTTCTTTTgcaagaataaataaataaataaataaatagatatgTGTACGACACCTGCCTTGCATTATCTGCACCATAGTGCAACGCGACATcgtattgcatacatttaggcgctaaCCTCCGTAACGGCCATTTGCATTCGGATTGCGTAGTGTTAGTGGCCAGTGCCTTTTATTCACTCTCGCCAGTTCACCTAGCTCAGTATTCATAAGCATTCGGCCAAGTGCACCTTCACCAACAGATTCTGTGGCTATTTCCTCTTCCAGTATCGTCGTGTGCACATTATCGTATCGTCATCCCACAGTTAAAGTTTTATCGTAATCATGGTGCCATCGGTTTGAGTGCGTTcggttgaaatattttaattcgTATCCTACAAACACATGTTTTATGCAAAACCGTGCCCAACATGCAGTGTAGCTCGTTTCTAGTGCTTTCCTTTGTGCTCTCTATTGAGCTGGTGGTAATAACCTTTAACAAAGCGTCCTGCAACCCCGTACCGCTTCCTAACCACGTGTTTTCACTTTCCCCGCTTTTCTAGCTTGTAGTGCATAGTGATGGGGAAAAAAATCCGTTCGATCCACAGGGGCAAATGCGAGGGCCGGCCACCTTTCCGAAACAGGAACCTCACAACACAACGCACGATTCCGCGACGGAATCAGCTACCCCTTCCGCGTACGAACTAAAGCGCCAACAGTTGCTAGAACATCCGGACGGGTTCGACGAGGCGGAGCTGAAACCGCTGCGCGAAACACACATCAACGTGCTGCACGAAGCGATCGATGCGAAGCTGATCGATCCAAGCTTCATCCGTACGTTGGGCGCCGTATCGGAACCGCCGAAGGTGCACGATGCCACCCGGGATACGCTTTCGATACGGTCCATCGAGGAGGACGTTAACTTTACGCTCGGCGAGCGGGTAGTGCGCTGGAAGACGATGAGTGCGATCAACGTCGATCGGCACGTAGTCGTGGGGCTAACGGCGGCCAGtgcggtggtgctgctggagcGCGACGGCCAGTACGTCCTGAGCCaggagctgctgctcgagTCGGCCCCGATTGCCTTCGAGGTTTTAAGCTTCTGGGACACGGAGCATGCGTCAGCGGTCGGGTGTGTGGTTATATCGATGGGCAACTTCCTCGTCTGGTACACGCTACGCGAACAATCGGAGTACAAGCTGGAGGAGGAATGGCGCTGGCCGCTGCACAAAACAATTACGCAAATTAAATTCTTTCGCCAGAAGGAGGTTGatgcgctgctgctgatagGTCGGCATCCGAATCGGCACGAGTCGGTGTCGGCCACCGTGTACGAGTTTTCCTTCAACGATCGACAGTTTTGGTTGATGCAGAAGCTCGGCCTAAAGCATCCCTGCCCATCGGTAGGGCTAGTGGCCGCGGGGGAAGAGTATTTGGTTGCGTTTCCGCAGAATACGACCGTAGAGCTGTACACGTTCCGTGTCGGCGATCAGAACCGTAGGAAGTTTAAAGCCGTAGGTAACTACAGCTCGGAAGCGCTCCGCTCGGTGTACGCCTTTCAAATAGGACGCTACGCGTACGTTGCTATCAGCGGCAAAACGCCGGCCGTTTTGCGCTACAAGCGGGGAAAGTTTTACGAGCAGAAGATCCCCACCGAGGCACTGGAGATAGTGGAAGCGTTCTTTGAGATACCGGCCCGAACGTACCGGGACGAtatggtgctgctggtgcagcaTCGTATGATTTTTGCCACGCACGAAATACAGCGCCTGGAAGCGCTCGTGTGGAACGGTGTGTCGTTCGACCTGGCCACCAACATACCGTGCATGGTAGGGAACGAGGTGATCGACAACGAGGCCAGCTGCATGCTGGATCTCGACCGCACGGACGGGTTGTTCGGTGCGACGATAGCGCAGCGCGGCAAATCCATATCGATCATTGTGCCGCGCCACGAGGCACACTCCAGTCTGTACCGCATGTCGATCGAGCTGCTGTCCGGGGAGCATCcgattttgatgaaaattcaAGAAATCCAGGAAACGATGGACGCGTTCACGAAGATAATCGACTACCAGAATGCGGTGATTGAGCAGGCCCAGTCGTACGTTGAGCTGATGGAAAGCGATCCGGTAGTGCTGAAGCGCCAGAACCTTAGCTCGGTCGATACGCCGCTGGTGCGCTTTGCGGAGGATTTCGATCTGGCCGGGGTGAAAATGACGATCGGACAAAATAGCTGGCGCGAGGCAGACTTGCAGGCCGATCTGACCGCCACTGTTAAAACGGTGCAGGACGTCGAGCTGAGTGTGGATGCAATGCTGTCCGAGTTGCAGTACAGCGTGCGGCGGGATGCCCGCTCGCACGATCTTCAAATCAACGGTACGGTACAGGTGACGGGACGGCTGTATATCGACGGGGCGCTGCACGCGGACGATA comes from the Anopheles coluzzii chromosome 2, AcolN3, whole genome shotgun sequence genome and includes:
- the LOC120949294 gene encoding carbonic anhydrase 7 produces the protein MQLSIGSRCCWSVSSLLFALLLSGGRYDGADGHRFGYSKPDQRRWSKAHQSCAGAHQSPIAIHSHRAVPLYMPAIELVGYNNLLPGPMTIHNNGHSVSLSIPKTDPAIGKHPYIFGGKLENEYELEGLHFHWGDKNNRGAEHVLNDIRYPLEMHIIHRNKKYKSVGEALGYSDGLTVLGFFYQVTEQDAPSINTLVRSFGQIVDYDHTLQLNHTFTLQSLIDGIDLTRFYTYKGSLTTPPCSEAVTWVVFPDLLELSVNQMKRFRTLDTGIHGSPMVDNYRALQPIGNRRVFVRKVNSRYTGLDVFEGRHHSKWDWVY
- the LOC120949295 gene encoding uncharacterized protein LOC120949295 gives rise to the protein MKDITFISSSYISLREAFLSVPVPANQFSLLMPTQDNEPAGCETLDDIYEVCALQSLNCSLEEFQVIDKQLFNCIFGTKFSTHLLGGGLNQLSLSEPAVVTKAKEQTVCKTRTIAGRPSWRISLGTKLDPKPASAAKLPEWLVGTDRQKLYNMEALDGNGKRLDLMLMGVGEPKASRENGKENRVAKSNEGLGKNIKQHIAIPPKAVPASHTQGNVPVVRSTREALLSIGLNENVTLLSDKLMQHFNKLSNVGVPVLRSNSGPNIGVKMRRKQQLGAPSFITAPTPAKQRRMSTVKDLTGDRRVVLNADTSALYHDENANVCQAAVKDSRNTRNKVSKRILRKSTINQKTVGQTRERTNGTK